From the genome of Neomonachus schauinslandi chromosome 5, ASM220157v2, whole genome shotgun sequence, one region includes:
- the TCF20 gene encoding LOW QUALITY PROTEIN: transcription factor 20 (The sequence of the model RefSeq protein was modified relative to this genomic sequence to represent the inferred CDS: inserted 2 bases in 1 codon; deleted 2 bases in 2 codons), with protein MQSFREQSSYHGDQQSYPQEVHGSSRIEEFSPRQAQMFQNFGGTGGGGGGSSGGGGGGRRGTAAAAAMASETSGHQGYQGFRKEAGDFYYMAGSKDPVTTGTAQPPQRRPSGPVQSYGPPQGSSFGNQYGSEGHVGQFQAQHSALGGVSHYQQDYTGPFSPGSSAQYPQQASSQQQQQVQQLRQQLYQSHQPLPQATSQPASGSSHLQPMPRPSTLPSSAAGYQLRVGQFGQHYQSSSAAASSSFPSPQRFSQSGQSYDGSYSVNAGSQYEGHGVGSNAQAYGTQSNYSYQPQSMKSFEQAKMPPGPQQGPQQGPQPAQQPPQHPPQHVMQYANAAAKLPLQAQVGQYSQPEVPVRSPMQFHQNFSPISNPSPAASVVQSPSCSSTPSPLMQGGENLQCGQGSVPMGSRNRILQLMPQLSPTPSMMPSPNSHAAGFKGFGLEGVPEKRLTDPGLSSLSALSTQVANLPNTVQHMLLSDALTPQKKTSKRPSSSSKKADSCTNSEGSSQPEEQLKSPMAESLDGGCSSSSEDQGERVRQLSGQSTSSDTTYKGGASEKAGSSPAQGTQNEAPRLNASPAAREEAASPGAKDTPLSSEGNPKVNEKTVGVIVSREAMTGRVEKPGGQDKGSQEDDPSAAQRPPSTGGAKETSHPSVPQQEPPXGGGSKGNKNVDNNSNHNGEGNGQGGHSVMGPGFIGRSEPSKSPGSLRYSYKDSFGSAVPRNVSSFPQYPTGQDKGDFSGHGERKGRNEKFPSLLQEVLQGYHHHPDRRYSRSTQEHQGMAGGLEGATRPNVLVSQTNELASRGLLNKSIGSLLENPHWGPWERKSSGTAPEMKQINLADYPIPRKFEIEPQSSAHEPGGSLSERRSVICDISPLRQIVRDPGAHSLGHMGADTRLGRSERLNPSLSQSVILPGGLVSMETKLKSQSGQIKEEDFEQSKSQASFNNKKSGDHCHPASIKHESYRGNASPGAAHDSVSDYGPQDSRPTPMRRVPGRVSGREGMRGRSPSQYHDFSEKLKMSPGRSRGPGGDPHHMNPHMTFSERANRSSLHAPFSPNSESLASAYHTNTRAHAYGDPSAGLNSQLHYKRQMYQQQQEEYKDWSSSSAQGVIAAAQHRQDGPRKSPRQQQFLDRVRSPLKNDKDGMMYGPPMGTYHDPSGQEGGRCLMSSDGLSNKGIELKHGSQKLQQESCWDLSRQTSPAKSSGPPGMSNQKRYGPPHEADGHGLTDTPQSSKPSNVMLRLPGQEDHSSQNPLIMRRRVRSFISPIPSKRQSQDVKNSNTEDKGRLLHPPKEGADRAFNSYVHLSHSQDVKSVPKRESAKDLPSPDSRNCPAVTLTSPAKTKILPPRKGRGLKLEAIVQKITSPNIRRSASSNSAEAGGDTVTLDDILSLKSGPPEGGSVAVQDAEMEKRKGDLVSDLVCPTSQELNIEKPLPRSAEEWRGSGDDKVKTETHPDTVTAGKDPPGTMTSATSQKPGSNQGRPDGSLGGTAPLIFPDSKNVPPAGVPAPEANPKAEEKDNDTVTISPKQEGFPPKGYFPSGKKKGRPIGSVNKQKKQQPPPPPPQPPQIPEASADGEPKPKKQRQRRERRKPGAQPRKRKTKQAVPIVEPQEPEIKLKYATQPLDKTDAKNKSFFPYIHVVNKCELGAVCTIINAEEEEQTKLVRGRKGQRSLTPPPSSTESKALPASSFVLQGPVVTESSVMGHLVCCLCGKWASYRNMGDLFGPFYPQDYAATLPKNPPAKRATEMQSKVKVRHKSASNGCKTDTEEEEEQLQKEQRSLAAHPRFKRRHRSEDCGGGPRALSRGLPCKKATAEGSSEKTALDSKPSVPTTSEGGPELELQIPELPLDSNEFWVHEGCILWANGIYLVCGRLYGLQEALEIAREMKCSHCQEAGATLGCYNKGCSFRYHYPCAIDADCLLHEENFSVRCPKHKVRLWR; from the exons ATGCAGTCCTTCCGGGAGCAAAGCAGTTACCACGGAGACCAGCAGAGCTACCCACAGGAGGTACACGGCTCATCCCGGATAGAGGAGTTCAGCCCGCGTCAGGCCCAGATGTTCCAGAATTTTGGGGGcacaggcggcggcggcggcggcagcagcggtggtggtggtggtgggcgaCGGGGaacggcggcggcggcagcgatGGCTAGCGAAACCTCCGGGCATCAGGGCTACCAGGGTTTCAGGAAAGAGGCCGGAGACTTTTACTACATGGCAGGCAGCAAAGACCCCGTGACGACAGGAACCGCGCAGCCGCCTCAGCGAAGGCCTTCGGGGCCCGTGCAGAGCTACGGA CCCCCCCAGGGGAGCAGCTTTGGCAATCAGTACGGGAGCGAGGGCCACGTGGGCCAGTTTCAAGCACAGCACTCTGCCCTTGGTGGTGTGTCTCATTACCAGCAGGATTACACGGGCCCTTTCTCTCCAGGGAGCAGTGCTCAGTACCCGCAGCAGGCTTccagccagcagcagcagcaggtaCAGCAGTTGAGACAGCAGCTTTACCAGTCCCATCAGCCTCTGCCACAAGCCACCAGCCAGCCGGCGTCTGGGTCGTCCCATCTGCAGCCGATGCCGCGGCCCTCAACGCTGCCGTCCTCCGCTGCCGGTTACCAGCTGCGCGTGGGTCAGTTCGGCCAACACTACCAGTCCtcctccgccgccgcctcctcctccttcccttctccgcAGCGTTTCAGCCAGTCCGGCCAGAGCTACGACGGCAGTTACAGTGTGAACGCAGGCTCCCAGTACGAGGGCCACGGCGTGGGTTCTAACGCCCAGGCCTATGGAACACAGTCCAATTACAGCTATCAGCCTCAATCTATGAAAAGTTTCGAGCAGGCGAAGATGCCGCCAGGGCCGCAGCAGGGGCCGCAGCAGGGGCCGCAGCCAGCGCAgcagccaccccagcacccccccCAGCATGTGATGCAGTACGCCAACGCTGCCGCCAAGCTGCCCCTGCAGGCCCAGGTGGGGCAGTACAGCCAGCCTGAGGTTCCTGTGAGGTCCCCCATGCAGTTCCACCAGAACTTCAGCCCCATCTCGAACCCTTCCCCAGCGGCCTCTGTGGTTCAGTCTCCAAGCTGTAGCTCCACCCCGTCTCCTCTGATGCAGGGTGGGGAGAACCTCCAGTGTGGGCAAGGCAGCGTGCCCATGGGCTCCAGGAACAGAATTTTACAGTTGATGCCCCAGCTCAGCCCGACCCCCTCAATGATGCCCAGTCCTAATTCTCATGCTGCGGGCTTCAAAGGGTTTGGACTAGAAGGAGTGCCGGAAAAGCGACTGACGGATCCTGGGCTGAGTAGTTTGAGCGCCCTGAGTACTCAAGTGGCCAATCTTCCAAATACTGTGCAGCACATGCTACTCTCCGATGCCCTGACCCCTCAGAAGAAGACCTCCAAGAGGCCCTCCTCCTCTTCTAAGAAAGCAGACAGCTGCACAAACTCCGAAGGCTCCTCACAGCCTGAAGAACAACTGAAGTCCCCCATGGCCGAGTCGCTGGATGGAGGCTGCTCCAGCAGCTCCGAGGACCAAGGCGAGCGGGTGAGGCAGTTAAGTGGCCAGAGCACCAGCTCCGACACCACGTACAAGGGCGGGGCCTCCGAGAAAGCTGGCTCCTCCCCGGCACAAGGCACTCAGAACGAAGCCCCCAGACTCAATGCCAGTCCCGCGGCCAGAGAAGAGGCTGCCTCGCCCGGTGCTAAGGACACACCGCTGTCGTCCGAGGGCAACCCCAAAGTCAATGAGAAGACCGTTGGGGTGATTGTCTCCCGGGAAGCCATGACAGGTCGGGTAGAAAAGCCTGGTGGGCAAGATAAAGGCTCCCAAGAGGATGATCCCTCAGCCGCTCAGAGGCCCCCCAGCACTGGAGGGGCAAAGGAAACCAGTCACCCGTCAGTCCCACAACAAGAGCCCCC CGGGGGAGggagcaaaggaaacaagaatgTAGATAATAACTCCAACCACAATGGAGAGGGAAACGGCCAGGGCGGGCACTCTGTGATGGGCCCCGGTTTTATAGGCAGGAGTGAGCCTAGCAAATCTCCTGGAAGCCTGCGCTATAGTTACAAAGATAGTTTCGGCTCAGCCGTGCCGAGAAACGTCAGTAGCTTTCCTCAGTATCCTACAGGACAAGATAAGGGGGATTTCTCTGGCCACGGGGAGCGAAAGGGGAGAAATGAGAAGTTCCCCAGCCTGCTGCAGGAAGTGCTTCAGGGTTACCACCACCATCCTGACCGGAGATATTCTAGGAGTACTCAGGAGCATCAGGGCATGGCTGGTGGCCTGGAAGGAGCCACGAGGCCTAATGTCTTGGTCAGTCAAACCAATGAGTTAGCTAGCAGGGGCCTTTTGAACAAAAGCATCGGGTCCCTATTAGAAAACCCACACTGGGGCCCTTGGGAGAGGAAGTCAAGCGGCACGGCTCCCGAAATGAAACAGATCAATTTGGCTGACTATCCAATTCCCAGAAAGTTTGAAATAGAGCCTCAGTCATCAGCCCATGAGCCCGGGGGTTCCCTCTCTGAAAGAAGATCAGTGATCTGTGATATTTCTCCACTAAGACAGATTGTCAGGGACCCGGGGGCTCACTCACTGGGACACATGGGTGCCGACACCAGACTTGGGAGGAGTGAACGGCTCAATCCAAGTTTAAGTCAGTCAGTCATTCTTCCAGGTGGGTTGGTATCCATGGAAACAAAGCTGAAATCCCAGAGCGGGCAGATAAAAGAGGAAGACTTTGAACAATCCAAATCGCAAGCTAGTTTCAACAACAAGAAATCTGGAGACCACTGCCATCCTGCTAGCATCAAGCACGAGTCTTACCGAGGCAATGCTAGCCCTGGGGCAGCCCACGATTCCGTCTCAGACTATGGCCCCCAAGACAGCAGACCCACGCCAATGCGGCGGGTCCCTGGCAGAGTCAGTGGTCGGGAGGGCATGAGGGGTCGGTCCCCTTCGCAGTATCATGACTTCTCAGAAAAACTGAAGATGTCTCCTGGAAGGAGCAGAGGCCCAGGCGGAGACCCTCATCACATGAACCCGCACATGACCTTTTCAGAGAGGGCCAACCGGAGTTCTTTACACGCTCCCTTCTCTCCCAACTCGGAAAGCCTGGCCTCTGCTTACCACACCAACACTCGGGCTCATGCTTATGGGGACCCCAGTGCAGGCTTGAACTCTCAGCTCCATTACAAGAGACAGATGTACCAACAGCAACAAGAGGAGTATAAAGACTGGAGCAGCAGTTCTGCTCAGGGAGTGATTGCCGCAGCACAGCACAGGCAGGACGGACCACGGAAGAGCCCAAGGCAGCAGCAGTTTCTTGACAGAGTGCGGAGCCCCCTGAAAAATGACAAAGATGGCATGATGTATGGCCCACCGATGGGGACTTACCATGACCCCAGCGGTCAGGAAGGGGGGCGCTGCCTCATGTCTAGTGATGGTCTGTCTAACAAAGGCATCGAATTGAAGCACGGCTCCCAGAAGTTGCAACAAGAATCTTGTTGGGATCTTTCTCGGCAGACTTCTCCAGCCAAAAGCAGCGGTCCTCCGGGAATGTCCAATCAGAAGAGGTATGGGCCGCCCCACGAGGCTGACGGACACGGGCTCACCGACACGCCACAGTCATCCAAACCCAGTAATGTTATGCTCAGGCTTCCAGGCCAAGAGGATCATTCGTCTCAAAACCCCTTAATCATGCGGAGGCGGGTGCGTTCCTTTATCTCTCCCATTCCCAGCAAGAGGCAGTCACAAGATGTGAAGAACAGTAACACCGAAGATAAAGGGCGCCTCCTTCACCCACCAAAAGAAGGCGCCGATAGAGCATTCAATTCCTATGTGCATCTTTCTCACAGTCAGGATGTCAAATCTGTCCCTAAGAGAGAATCCGCCAAGGACCTTCCAAGTCCAGATAGTAGAAACTGCCCCGCTGTTACCCTTACAAGTCCTGCTAAGACCAAAATACTG CCCCCCCGGAAAGGCCGGGGGTTGAAATTGGAAGCTATAGTTCAGAAGATCACATCCCCCAATATTAGGAGGAGTGCATCCTCGAACAGCGCGGAGGCTGGGGGAGACACGGTCACTCTCGATGACATACTGTCTTTGAAGAGCGGCCCTCCCGAAGGCGGGAGTGTTGCTGTTCAGGATGCCgagatggagaagaggaaaggtGATCTGGTGTCTGACCTAGTGTGTCCAACAAGCCAGGAGTTGAACATTGAAAAGCCCCTGCCAAGGTCTGCAGAGGAGTGGCGCGGCAGTGGGGACGACAAagtgaagacagagacacaccCAGACACGGTCACTGCTGGAAAGGACCCCCCTGGCACCATGACATCTGCGACCTCACAGAAGCCTGGGAGTAACCAAGGGAGACCAGATGGTTCCCTTGGTGGGACTGCACCTTTAATCTTTCCTGACTCAAAGAATGTACCTCCCGCGGGCGTACCGGCCCCTGAGGCAAACCCCAAGGCTGAAGAGAAAGACAATGACACAGTGACGATTTCCCCCAAACAAGAGGGTTTCCCCCCGAAGGGGTACTTCCCCTCAGGAAAGAAGAAGGGGCGACCCATTGGTAGCGTGAACAAGCAAAAGAAGCAGCAACCACCGCCTCCACCCCCGCAGCCCCCCCAGATACCAGAGGCTTCCGCAGATGGAGAGCCAAAGCCAaaaaagcagaggcagaggcggGAGAGAAGGAAGCCTGGGGCGCAGCCGAGGAAGCGGAAAACCAAGCAGGCAGTCCCCATCGTGGAGCCCCAAGAACCGGAGATCAAACTGAAGTATGCCACCCAGCCACTGGATAAAACCGATGCCAAGAACAAGTCTTTTTTCCCTTATATCCATGTAGTAAATAAGTGTGAACTTGGAGCCGTTTGTACAATCATCAATGCCGAAGAGGAAGAACAGACCAAATTGGTGAGGGGCCGGAAGGGGCAGAGGTCTCTGACCCCGCCACCCAGCAGCACTGAAAGCAAGGCGCTCCCAGCTTCGTCCTTCGTGCTGCAGGGCCCTGTTGTGACCGAGTCTTctgttatggggcacctggtttGCTGTCTCTGTGGCAAGTGGGCCAGTTACCGGAACATGGGCGACCTCTTTGGACCCTTTTATCCGCAAGATTATGCAGCCACTCTCCCGAAGAACCCGCCTGCCAAGCGGGCCACGGAGATGCAGAGCAAAGTGAAGGTACGGCACAAAAGCGCTTCGAATGGCTGCAAGACGGacactgaggaggaggaggagcagcttCAGAAGGAGCAGAGGAGCCTGGCCGCCCACCCCAGGTTTAAGCGGCGACACCGCTCGGAAGACTGCGGCGGAGGCCCTCGGGCCCTGTCCCGGGGGCTCCCTTGTAAGAAAGCCACCGCCGAGGGCAGCAGCGAAAAGACTGCTTTGGACTCAAAGCCCTCCGTGCCCACCACTTCAGAAGGTGGCCCCGAGCTGGAGTTACAAATCCCTGAACTACCTCTTGACAGCAATGAATTTTGGGTCCATGAGGGTTGTATTCTCTGGGCCAATGGAATCTACCTGGTCTGCGGCCGGCTCTACGGCCTGCAGGAGGCGCTGGAAATAGCCAGAGAGATG aaatgttcCCACTGCCAGGAGGCAGGTGCCACCTTGGGCTGTTACAACAAAGGCTGCTCCTTCCGATATCACTACCCGTGTGCCATTGACGCAG